Proteins encoded by one window of Deinococcus radiodurans R1 = ATCC 13939 = DSM 20539:
- a CDS encoding glutamate synthase subunit beta, translating to MSKITGFLEQPRVKEQYAPIDARLKHYHEFMLPLDSASARLQATRCMDCGIPFCNNGCPVNNIIPDFNNLVFEDDWKAALDVLHATNNFPEFTGRICPAPCEAACTLNISEDPVGIKSIELAIIERGWQEGWVRPTPAEVKTGKKVAVVGSGPAGLAAAQQLARAGHDVTVFEKNDRVGGLVRYGIPDFKLDKSHIDRRIEQMQAEGVTFRTGVLVGDWDENSKITNLSKERVTPAELREQFDAVVLAGGSETPRDLPAPGRELNGIHYAMEFLPQQNRVNAGDKFKGQIRADGKHVVVIGGGDTGSDCVGTSNRHGAAGVTQFEVMPQPPEQENKPLTWPYWPMKLRTSTSHEEGAVREFAIATKEFIGKGGKVTGVRTVRVEMKDGKLEEIPGSEETHKADLVLLAMGFTNPMQSVLDAFGVDKDPRGNVLAGTEEHGGYLTSVPGVFAAGDMRRGQSLVVWAIREGRQAARAVDQFLMGESVLPR from the coding sequence ATGTCCAAAATCACCGGCTTTCTAGAACAACCCCGCGTCAAGGAGCAGTACGCGCCGATTGACGCCCGGCTCAAGCACTACCACGAATTCATGCTGCCGCTCGATTCGGCCTCGGCCCGCCTGCAAGCGACGCGCTGTATGGACTGCGGGATTCCGTTCTGTAACAACGGCTGCCCGGTCAACAACATCATCCCCGACTTCAACAACCTGGTGTTCGAGGACGACTGGAAAGCGGCGCTCGACGTGCTGCACGCCACCAACAACTTCCCCGAGTTCACCGGGCGTATCTGCCCCGCCCCGTGCGAGGCCGCCTGCACGCTGAACATCAGCGAGGACCCGGTGGGCATCAAGTCCATCGAACTCGCCATTATCGAGCGCGGCTGGCAGGAAGGCTGGGTTAGACCTACGCCCGCCGAAGTCAAGACCGGCAAGAAAGTCGCCGTGGTGGGCTCCGGCCCTGCTGGGCTGGCCGCCGCGCAGCAACTCGCCCGCGCCGGGCACGACGTGACGGTGTTCGAGAAGAACGACCGAGTGGGCGGGCTGGTGCGTTACGGCATTCCCGACTTCAAGCTCGACAAGTCGCACATCGACCGCCGCATAGAGCAGATGCAGGCCGAGGGCGTCACCTTCCGCACCGGCGTCCTGGTGGGCGACTGGGACGAGAACAGCAAGATCACCAACCTCAGCAAAGAGCGCGTGACGCCCGCCGAGCTGCGCGAACAGTTCGACGCGGTGGTCCTCGCGGGCGGCAGCGAAACGCCGCGTGACCTGCCGGCACCGGGCCGTGAGCTGAACGGCATCCACTACGCGATGGAGTTCCTGCCGCAGCAAAACCGGGTGAACGCGGGCGACAAGTTCAAGGGCCAGATTCGCGCCGACGGCAAGCACGTGGTCGTCATCGGCGGCGGCGACACCGGCAGCGACTGCGTGGGCACCAGCAACCGCCACGGCGCGGCGGGCGTCACGCAGTTCGAAGTGATGCCGCAGCCTCCCGAGCAGGAAAACAAGCCACTCACGTGGCCCTACTGGCCGATGAAACTCCGCACCAGCACCAGCCACGAGGAAGGCGCCGTGCGCGAGTTCGCCATCGCCACCAAGGAATTTATCGGCAAGGGCGGCAAGGTCACGGGCGTGAGGACCGTGCGGGTGGAAATGAAGGACGGCAAGCTGGAGGAAATCCCCGGCTCCGAGGAAACCCACAAGGCTGACCTGGTGCTGCTGGCGATGGGCTTTACCAACCCGATGCAGAGCGTGCTCGACGCGTTTGGCGTGGACAAAGACCCGCGCGGCAACGTGCTGGCGGGCACCGAGGAGCACGGCGGCTACCTGACCAGCGTTCCCGGCGTCTTCGCGGCGGGCGACATGCGGCGCGGGCAGAGCCTCGTCGTGTGGGCCATCCGCGAGGGTCGGCAAGCGGCGCGGGCGGTGGACCAGTTCCTGATGGGCGAGAGCGTACTCCCGCGCTGA